Proteins encoded in a region of the Cardiocondyla obscurior isolate alpha-2009 linkage group LG18, Cobs3.1, whole genome shotgun sequence genome:
- the Dmpd gene encoding F-box only protein 28, whose amino-acid sequence MVATRQSSNMGSNGGNGPVGEVEVNSLKKHHSVTAGTSNNGTTVESRNLNLLDLPVEVFEKIFGYLGFNTVAHMRLVCHQLDRVCGSILNSTFQKLQAQMLSRFQAIKAQMPRRESARRNHPLACESDIIETLHMRLTLLQMSFGKHIERKHCCFFPGEILDEVYRILHYIKVTPKLQRPYKVTDELFDLSTMAMEYFKEHIEPTLPEIPYFGADFLDLAGTFSSASSSVSKQFMCLDATPLSVGNGKTGNSGEEEGSSSHCSDDPNLLESNVSPPQSNMVLRKRIRKIKQGMRRYNSQLTLMRRDLKSCKAKIADQQKQIVEYATRLDDNDKKNEETSRKFSTLLQELNKCKTELQYWRSKSPAIPVCVGCGQSMPVPTEDLQALANQGVLPDAFGEGHDFIPIADAHSPTEVVQQSVVTQPPSTPTVDMAPPKAPVPSISFKRRTTTEETSGDAAKKSRRTAKSRQAKRSKI is encoded by the exons atggTAGCGACACGTCAATCAAGTAACATGGGAAGCAACGGTGGCAATGGACCAGTTGGTGAAGTAGAAGTAAACTCGTTAAAAAAGCATCACTCTGTAACAGCTGGTACATCTAACAATGGGACCACCGTTGAATCACGCAACCTGAATCTTCTTGATTTGCCTGTCGAGGTCTTTGAGAAAATTTTTGGCTATCTGGGTTTCAATACGGTAGCTCACATGCGTCTG GTCTGCCATCAACTGGACCGTGTTTGCGGATCAATACTGAATTCTACGTTTCAAAAGCTACAAGCTCAAATGTTGAGTCGTTTTCAGGCTATCAAAGCGCAAATGCCTAGACGCGAATCGGCGCGTCGAAATCATCCATTGGCATGCGAATCGGATATTATAGAAACTCTGCATATGCGGCTTACTTTGTTACAAATGAGTTTTGGAAAGCACATTGAACGAAAACATTGTTGCTTTTTTCCCGGCGAA ATTTTAGATGAAGTTTATCGTATTCTTCATTACATAAAAGTTACTCCGAAATTACAAAGACCTTATAAAGTCACAGATGAATTATTTGACTTGAGTACTATGGCTatggaatattttaaagagcACATTGAACCTACATTACCAGAAATACCTTATTTCGGTGCAGACTTTTTGGATCTCGCAGGAACATTTTCCT CCGCTTCTAGTAGCGTGAGTAAACAGTTTATGTGCCTGGATGCCACGCCCTTGTCCGTTGGAAATGGAAAAACAGGCAATTCTGGTGAAGAAGAAGGTTCTTCATCACATTGTTCAGACGATCCTAATCTTCTGGAATCTAATGTGTCGCCACCACAATCAAATATGGTTTTACGAAAACGAATTCGTAAGATCAAACAAGGAATGAGACGATATAACAGTCAGCTTACATTAATGCGCAGGGATTTGAAAAGTTGCAAAGCAAAAATTGCTGACCAACAGAAACAAATTGTGGAATACGCCACTCGGTTAGATgataacgataagaaaaatgagGAGACGTCAAGAAAATTCAGCACACTCCTACAG gaattaAACAAGTGTAAAACCGAATTACAATATTGGCGATCCAAGTCCCCAGCAATACCAGTATGTGTAGGTTGTGGCCAATCAATGCCAGTCCCTACAGAAGATTTACAAGCATTAGCTAATCAGGGAGTGTTACCGGATGCGTTTGGCGAAGGGCACGACTTTATTCCGATCGCGGATGCCCATAGTCCCACTGAAGTAGTACAGCAATCTGTAGTTACGCAACCTCCGTCAACGCCGACGGTAGATATGGCACCCCCAAAGGCTCCCGTGCCTTCGATATCTTTTAAACGGAGAACTACTACAGAGGAAACGTCGGGCGATGCCGCGAAAAAATCACGTCGCACTGCCAAGTCTCGTCAGGCTAAGCgctcaaaaatataa